From a region of the Eriocheir sinensis breed Jianghai 21 chromosome 25, ASM2467909v1, whole genome shotgun sequence genome:
- the LOC127003272 gene encoding uncharacterized protein LOC127003272: MKLLILASVLVAAVSAAPGRSYGQPRQSYDGPAICGNGQVLHLDGSCVTPKVHRQVFVFTPPHRPREHRPPPSLPTPEVITNIVFIRVPEEEDDVEDIVVPPPRQKNVVYVLNKRKPDDGPRLIEVPAGPPSNPEVYFVNYRDGENPQLPGGLDLQSALNKAAHAGGRIIGGGDDDSFSIEFDDGSFGSDFDDDFNGSHGGGISQHYGVP; this comes from the exons ATGAAGCTCCTG ATCTTGGCGTCGGTGTTGGTGGCGGCGGTGAGTGCCGCCCCCGGCCGTTCCTACGGCCAGCCACGGCAATCCTACGACGGCCCGGCCATCTGCGGCAACGGGCAGGTGCTACACTTGGACGGCTCCTGCGTGACGCCCAAGGTGCACCGCCAGGTGTTTGTGTTCACGCCGCCCCACCGCCCCAGGGAGCACAGGCCACCCCCATCCCTGCCAACCCCTGAGGTGATCACCAACATCGTGTTCATCCGCGtgcccgaggaggaggacgacgtggAGGACATCGTGGTGCCGCCGCCGCGCCAGAAGAACGTTGTGTACGTCCTCAACAAGAGGAAGCCTGACGACGGCCCTCGCCTCATCGAGGTGCCCGCTGGTCCGCCCAGCAACCCCGAGGTGTACTTCGTCAACTACAGAGACGGCGAGAACCCGCAGCTGCCCGGCGGCCTGGACCTGCAGTCGGCCCTCAACAAGGCTGCGCACGCCGGCGGCCGGATCATCGGCGGCGGCGACGACGACAGCTTCAGCATTGAGTTCGATGACGGCAGCTTCGGCAGTGACTTCGATGATGACTTCAACGGCAGCCACGGCGGCGGCATCTCCCAGCACTACGGCGTGCCCTGA